GTATGAGGTGCAGATTCAGACGGTGCCGACGCAGACGAGCACGCCCGGCACGACGAACTGGTTTGCATTGAATAACGTGACGGTGACGAGTTGTCCTCCGCCCGTGGTGACAGGGCCTGGGAGTGTGACGCATTGTAATCCAGGGGCGGTGAGCATTACGATGACGGCGACGAATTCGCCGACGAGCTGGGCTGTGGTGGGGAGTTTGCCTACGGGCTTGAGCTTGAATGCGGGGACGGGAGTGATCTCTGGGAATGTGGCTGTGGGGACGTATAGCTTTACGGTGACGGCGAGTAATGGAGGGGGGACGAGTGCGCCGTTTACAGTGAACTTAACGGTGAACAGCCAGCCTTCTATCACCTCAGCGGGGTCGCTATCGGCGACGTTGGGGCAGGCGTTTACGCATACGGTGACGACGACGGGTGCGCCGACGCCGAGTGTGACGGTGAGTGCGATCACGCCTGCGCCTGGGTTGAACATCAGCGGGGATACGATCTTGGGGACGCCGACGGCGACGGGGACGTTTACGTATCAGGCGACGGCGACGAATAGCTGTGGGACGGTGAGTCAGACGGTGACGATCACGGTGACGCATACGTCACCACCGCCGGTGATCCTCTTGACGCAAGCGCGTTTGCGGGCGATGCATGGGAGTTTCCAGGGGGATGTCAGCTTACCGTTGGCTGGGTCGATATCTGGGGTAGATCCTCGAGCGCACACGGTGGCGAGGGAGTTGGTGTTGACGTTTAACGTGCCGGTGACGAGTGTGAGTGTGGTGCAGGATGTAGGTCCTGCGATGACGCTGGGTGCGCCGGTGTATAGTGGGAGCACGGTGAGGATACCAGTGAGTGGGTTGAAGAATAATTCGAAGTATCGCGTGAAGGTGGTGGGTGTGAATGGGCAGGCGGTGACGGGGAATGATAAGGTGAACTGGCGGATCATCCGAGGGGATGTGAATGGGAATGGGACGGTGAATGCGGTGGATAGCGCGCAGGCGACGGCGCATGTAGGCCAGGCGATAACGAATGCGACGTTTCGGTCGGATGTGAATGCGGATGGGAACATTACGAGCTTGGATGTGACGCAGGTGATGAGCAACAACGGGGCGTTTGTGGCGCCGTAGGAGGGGATAAAGGGTGTGGAAGGGCACTTGGTGGAACGAGGAGATTTCCTTTGATCAAGGAGTGAAGCTAAGAAAAAGGAAAATAAATCCATCGAAATTTCTTTTTGTAGAGAGAAGAATGTCTCGAGAAATCTCTTCTAAGGAAGTGCGTGGAGAGGCGGTGAGGGAGGGTAAGATCGGAAAGAGGTCAGGGTGAGGCGGAGAAGAACAGATGGAACATAGGTGGAAATGGATGTGACTGAGCTATGGGGTGTGTATGCAAGCGTAGCGCGAGAGCAGTTTGGGGTTAAAGCGGCGGGTGGCGTCG
Above is a window of Candidatus Methylacidiphilales bacterium DNA encoding:
- a CDS encoding putative Ig domain-containing protein — its product is GLSATASSSTCSNSIVINWAAGTGCTTQYLAIRYRPTGSGTWTNVPNASRPIITANTFTIGSVSATTYEVQIQTVPTQTSTPGTTNWFALNNVTVTSCPPPVVTGPGSVTHCNPGAVSITMTATNSPTSWAVVGSLPTGLSLNAGTGVISGNVAVGTYSFTVTASNGGGTSAPFTVNLTVNSQPSITSAGSLSATLGQAFTHTVTTTGAPTPSVTVSAITPAPGLNISGDTILGTPTATGTFTYQATATNSCGTVSQTVTITVTHTSPPPVILLTQARLRAMHGSFQGDVSLPLAGSISGVDPRAHTVARELVLTFNVPVTSVSVVQDVGPAMTLGAPVYSGSTVRIPVSGLKNNSKYRVKVVGVNGQAVTGNDKVNWRIIRGDVNGNGTVNAVDSAQATAHVGQAITNATFRSDVNADGNITSLDVTQVMSNNGAFVAP